From Zingiber officinale cultivar Zhangliang chromosome 5B, Zo_v1.1, whole genome shotgun sequence, the proteins below share one genomic window:
- the LOC121985720 gene encoding peroxidase P7-like codes for MAMIGKSSFLLFFLLSALACTARGQALSPSFYSRTCPSLQFIVSSVMTTAVQRDPRMGASILRLFFHDCFVNGCDGSVLLDDTPWMTGEKNAGGNRNSLRGFEVIDAIKASVEAACNATVSCADILALSARDGVSLLGGPTWQVDLGRRDGRTASRAAADSNLPASSSSLAGLIGLFGIKGLSPRDLTALSGAHTIGRARCVNFRGHIYADRNIDPSFASFRQLTCPAFGRDDNLAPLDTRSQDLFDNGYYRNLVERRGLMHSDQELYNGGSQDSLVQLYSVSTFDFFRDFVAAMGKMGNIGVLTGRRGEIRLNCRRVN; via the exons ATGGCCATGATCGGCAAAAgtagcttcctcctcttcttccttctctcggcgctgGCTTGCACCGCGCGCGGCCAGGCACTGTCGCCATCATTCTACAGCCGGACCTGCCCAAGTCTCCAGTTCATCGTGAGCTCGGTCATGACTACCGCCGTGCAGAGAGATCCGAGGATGGGCGCCTCCATCCTGCGTCTCTTCTTCCATGACTGCTTCGTCAAC GGATGTGATGGATCGGTGTTGTTGGACGATACTCCGTGGATGACCGGAGAGAAGAACGCGGGCGGGAACAGGAACTCCCTGCGCGGCTTTGAAGTCATCGATGCGATCAAGGCGAGCGTGGAAGCAGCTTGCAACGCGACGGTGTCGTGTGCCGATATCTTGGCTCTCTCGGCACGTGATGGTGTCTCACTG CTTGGAGGACCGACTTGGCAGGTAGATCTAGGGCGGCGAGACGGGCGGACGGCGAGCCGGGCGGCGGCGGATTCCAATCTCCCGGCGTCGTCCTCGAGCTTGGCGGGGCTCATCGGGCTGTTCGGAATCAAAGGGCTCAGCCCCCGTGATCTGACTGCGCTGTCCGGCGCGCACACGATCGGCCGAGCTCGGTGCGTCAACTTCCGCGGTCACATCTACGCCGACAGAAACATCGACCCGAGCTTCGCCTCCTTCCGGCAGCTGACCTGCCCGGCCTTCGGCAGAGACGACAACTTGGCTCCGCTCGACACACGGAGCCAGGACCTGTTCGACAACGGGTACTACAGGAACCTGGTGGAGCGCCGGGGACTGATGCACTCCGACCAGGAGCTCTACAACGGCGGCTCACAGGACTCGCTGGTGCAGCTGTACAGCGTCAGTACGTTCGATTTCTTCCGTGACTTCGTAGCAGCGATGGGGAAGATGGGCAACATTGGCGTCCTCACAGGAAGGCGAGGAGAGATCAGATTGAACTGCAGAAgggtaaattaa